One genomic window of Phoenix dactylifera cultivar Barhee BC4 chromosome 6, palm_55x_up_171113_PBpolish2nd_filt_p, whole genome shotgun sequence includes the following:
- the LOC103702092 gene encoding guanine nucleotide-binding protein subunit gamma 3-like isoform X2, whose protein sequence is MEAAAAAGSEAPPPPAPRSPPGYPDLCGRHRLQVEVQILNWEIGFLGEELESLEGLQSVSGYCKEVNEYVGSHADPLVPLTKKRRKSCRIWRWLWAKLCFNMSWICCFCGCPCPQRRPICTCRHVKNCCCRCRHCGCPNKNCWKASCCRPCCSLRSLSCPECSCGCVWSCSKFTETCSCLKCSSTCCMSRCLCE, encoded by the exons atggaggcggcggcggcggcgggatcGGAGGCTCCGCCACCACCGGCGCCGCGGTCGCCGCCAGGGTACCCAGACCTGTGCGGGCGGCACCGGTTGCAGGTGGAGGTCCAGATCTTGAACTGGGAGATCGGATTTCTTGGG GAAGAGTTGGAATCACTTGAAGGACTTCAGTCTGTCTCTGGATACTGCAAAGA GGTCAATGAATATGTGGGTTCACATGCGGATCCATTAGTACCGCT AACTAAGAAGAGACGCAAATCCTGCCGCATTTGGAGGTGGCTTTG GGCAAAGCTTTGTTTCAACATGTCATGGATTTGCTGCTTCTGTGGGTGCCCATGCCCGCAGAGAAGACCAATCTGCACTTGTAGGCATGTAAAAAACTGCTGTTGCCGCTGCCGCCATTGTGGATGTCCCAACAAAAACTGTTGGAAAGCTTCTTGTTGCAGACCATGTTGCAGCCTTCGAAGCCTCTCATGCCCTGAATGTTCTTGTGGCTGTGTTTGGTCCTGCTCAAAATTCACAGAGACATGCTCTTGCCTTAAATGCAGCAGTACATGTTGTATGAGCAGATGTCTATGTGAATAG
- the LOC103702092 gene encoding guanine nucleotide-binding protein subunit gamma 3-like isoform X1: MEAAAAAGSEAPPPPAPRSPPGYPDLCGRHRLQVEVQILNWEIGFLGQEELESLEGLQSVSGYCKEVNEYVGSHADPLVPLTKKRRKSCRIWRWLWAKLCFNMSWICCFCGCPCPQRRPICTCRHVKNCCCRCRHCGCPNKNCWKASCCRPCCSLRSLSCPECSCGCVWSCSKFTETCSCLKCSSTCCMSRCLCE; the protein is encoded by the exons atggaggcggcggcggcggcgggatcGGAGGCTCCGCCACCACCGGCGCCGCGGTCGCCGCCAGGGTACCCAGACCTGTGCGGGCGGCACCGGTTGCAGGTGGAGGTCCAGATCTTGAACTGGGAGATCGGATTTCTTGGG CAGGAAGAGTTGGAATCACTTGAAGGACTTCAGTCTGTCTCTGGATACTGCAAAGA GGTCAATGAATATGTGGGTTCACATGCGGATCCATTAGTACCGCT AACTAAGAAGAGACGCAAATCCTGCCGCATTTGGAGGTGGCTTTG GGCAAAGCTTTGTTTCAACATGTCATGGATTTGCTGCTTCTGTGGGTGCCCATGCCCGCAGAGAAGACCAATCTGCACTTGTAGGCATGTAAAAAACTGCTGTTGCCGCTGCCGCCATTGTGGATGTCCCAACAAAAACTGTTGGAAAGCTTCTTGTTGCAGACCATGTTGCAGCCTTCGAAGCCTCTCATGCCCTGAATGTTCTTGTGGCTGTGTTTGGTCCTGCTCAAAATTCACAGAGACATGCTCTTGCCTTAAATGCAGCAGTACATGTTGTATGAGCAGATGTCTATGTGAATAG